Part of the Clostridium sporogenes genome, AACACTCCTAATAATAATGAACAAAGTAAAGATGTAAATTCTAGTTCTGCCTCAAAAAGCTCAAATGAATTAGCTATAAGGCAACAACAAATTGCACAAAATATTAAGCATTATGAGGACAACCTTCCTAATAAAGCTAAAGATAATAAAGAACAAATTAATATAATAGCTTAAAATTCATTTTATTACCATCTAGTTTTAGCCTATAAACAGATTTCTTGGCTTTAGAGGGAGTTTTTACTCCCTCTAAAGCTTATTGACAGACTTCTTAGGAGTTTTACTCCTAAGAAGTCGTTATCCTTTAGGAGAAATCGCTATCCAGAGACGTAACCGCTCTTTACTCTCACTTTGAATAAGATGGGAATATTAGAGCGGGTAGTCATCGGATAAAAATTTTATTTATAGACTTAGTTAGATGGTATACTTACTTTGGAGGTGATTCAATGCTAAAGTTAGCTATTTGTGATGATGAAAAATATCAAAGAGAAGAAATAGTAGGTATTATTGTTGAAGCTTTACGTTTAAAAAATAAACAGTATAAAATATTTCAGTTTGATAATGGAGAAGATTTGATATCCTCAACGAATGACTTTGATATATATTTTTTAGATATAAAAATGGATAAATTAACAGGTCTAGAAGTTGCAAAAAAAATTAGACTTATAAATAAAGAAGCAATTATTATATTTATAACAGGACTTAAAGATTATGTTTTCGATGCATTTGACGTAAATGCTTTTCACTACATCTTAAAACCCATCGATGAAAATAAACTTAAAGATGTTTTATATTCAGCTTTATTTCAGTTTGATAAAAAAGATGAGTTTATTATTGCTAAAACAATTAGCCAAGCTACTAAAATTTTTCTTAAAGATATAATGTATATAGAATCACAACATAGAAAGTTAAGAATCCATACTAAAAACAACATTATTGAATATTACCATAAAATATCTGATATTGAAAAAGAACTTTATGGATGTAATTTTTTTAGATGTCATAAAAGTTATATTGTAAATTTAAAGTATGTTGAAAGCTATGATAATGTATTTATAACCCTAATAAACTCTGAAAAAATATATGTTTCAAGATATAGACTAGATGATTTTTCAAAAGCCTTTATGTATTATTTAAAAAATGAGGTTCAGTAATTATGGAAAAACAACAAATATTAGAGATTTCTCGATTTTTATCAGGATATTTAACAATGCTTTTTCTATATACAATCAAATACTATTTCTATAAAAATTTTTTAGGATTTAAAAGTAAAGTTTGGCATTTTACTTTATGTGCATTATTAGTAACAGTTATTGATTTTTATATGATCAAATCAATGTCCCTACTATGGAGTATAATTGTAAATAATATAATTTGGCTACTAATTATATATTTTTTATGTAATGGTAATTTCCTAATAAAATTTTATGCTGTTATTCTTGAAGAAGCAGCATTGCTACTTATTAACCTAACTTTTTTAACCTTTGATTTTACAATTTTGCCTGTTATTCATAACATTAATGTATCTCTTAATAAACATATAATTATTAGTTTTATGACCAACATTATTAATGATCTTATACGTTATACTATATTGTTTGTATTTTTAAAAAACATTTGTAAATTTCTAAATTTAAAAGAGAAATCAATAAAATTATATGAAAGCTTATTTTTACTGATTCCTTGTTTATCAATTTATAGTTTAGGACTTATTTTTTATATCATTCAGCCTATTGATATTGATAATAAAAGATACTATTTACCTTATATTTTTCCTAAAATTTATTATACTCTCCCCTTTATAAGTTTTGCTTTATTAGTATCATTATTAATTATGGCCTATACCTTTAAAAAAATGCTTGAAGGCCAATTAGAAGAGAAAAAAAACCTTCTCATGGAACAACAATTTAAGCTACAGCTTACTCATAGCAACAACATAGAAATGCTTTATAAAGGGATACGGGGCATAATCCACGATATGAATAATCATGTTTCCTGTTTAAAAAATTTAGCTGCTACTAATAACATTGAAGATATAAAAAAGTATCTTATAAATATTAATGAAACCATAAGCAAACTTGATTTTAAAATAAAAACAGGTAATTCTATATCTGATGCAGTTATAAATCAAAAGTATAACATTGCTAAGGCTAATGAAATAAAGTTTATATGTGATTTTCTATTACCCAAAGAAACCTTATTAGAGCCTGTAGATTTATGTGTTATTTTAAGTAATGCATTAGACAATGCCCTTGAAGCTTGTATGAGAATTACAGATAGTAATATTCTAAAGAAAATATGTATAAAATCTTACATAAAAAATATATATCTAATAATTGAAGTTTCTAACAGTACTACAGATAAAATTCAATATGTTGAAAATAAACTTATCAGCACAAAAACTGATAAAGCTAATCATGGTATAGGAATTTCTAACATAAAAACTGTTGCAAAAAAATATAATGGCATAGTTGATATACTAGAAGAAAAACATAAATTTATTATTAATATTATGCTTAAAATAAAATAATAATAACATATAATGGCTTATATAAAATTCATATATATATTCCTTAAAAATCATATAATAATTATCACTTTTATATAAAAAACTACATAAAAAATAAAAGCCCACTAAAAGACTAAAATTAATATTTGCCTTTCAATGGGCTTTTATTTTATAACACTATTTCATTTTATATGCTTATAAAATTTCAAAATAAAATTATTTTAATCTTCAGATACCTGCTGAAGTTTCCACAACCGAGCATAAAGTCCCTTTAGCTTAATTAGTTCTTCATGTTTCCCCTTCTCTACTACCTTGCCATCATCTAATACAATAATGTTATCTGCAGAGCGTATAGTCTTTAATTTATGAGCAATAACAATTACAGTTCTTCCTTTAATTAATTGATTTATAGCCTTTTGTACATCCATTTCATTTTCCGGATCTAAAGATGCAGTGGCTTCATCTAGCAATACTACCGGGGCATCTTTAAGCATGGCTCTTGCAATAGAAACGCGCTGCTTTTCACCACCGGATAAAGTACAGCCCCCCTCTCCAACTGGGGTATCATACCCCTGTGGTAACTTCATGATGAAATCGTGGCAACAAGCTTTTTTTGCAGCCTCTTCTACTTCTTTTTGAGTTGCATCCTCGCGACCAAAGCGAATATTATTTCCTATGGTATCCTGAAACAAGTATACATCCTGAAAGACCATGGAAATCCTTTTAAGTAAACTTTCTGGATCCATACCTTTCATATTCTCTTTACCCAAAAGTACTTTTCCCTGTTGTGGATCATAGAATCTAGCAACCAATTTTAACACAGTACTTTTTCCACTACCAGAGGGTCCTACTAAAGCTGTTAATGTACCCTCTTTCATCTTAATTGATACATCCTTTAGTACCTTTACATTATCATAACTAAAATCAACATGCTGTAACTCAATATCATTGGAAAGTGGTTGATTTTTTTCTCCTGACATAACGGGTTCTTCCATAAATTTTATAATTCTCTCACCAGCTTGAGCATCATATCGAAGCTCCGCTAAGTTTACAATAGCTTCGGAAAGAGGTTCAAATATTCTTGTACCTATAACTAAAAATGTTGCTAATGTCATAATAGTAAGAGTGCCTCCCATTAAAAGATAACTACCTACGTAAACCATCACTGTAAGTCCTGCCCTAAGTAAAGGAGTTACTGTTAACACAATAGATTGCAAAAGCCCCTCCATTTTCATACTCTTCTTCATTAAGTTGTAAAAAGAATCCTCTAGATGCTGAAAATGTTCTCCCGTCATGTTACAGGACTTAATGACACGAATACCTGTTAAATACTCCTGTAGACGATTAGATGCATCTACCTTTGCCTCTGTTAATTCACTACCCAATACTTTCTGCAATTTGGAAGTACCTATGATAATAAGCAATGCTACTGGCATTGCAGCAAACATAGAAAGGGACATACGCCAATCCATAAAAGCAAGGCCTATAAAAGCTAATACTGGTGTCACTAAGGCACCCATTAATTTTGGAACAACATGACTCATACCATTCTCTACCATAGTAAAATCGCCCATCATCATGTTTCCAAGCATTCCAGCATCCTTACAAAATAGATAGCCTAGTGGTAACTTCCTCATATGCTCTGCAAGATTTGCTCTCCCCTCAGCAGCTGTCATGTATGCGTCCCTATAGGCATGTCTATAAGCAGGGATTTCTGCTAAAAATATAATTACCATGGATAAAACAAGGCCTCCTACAACTATCCATAACTTTCCTATATCAAGAGGTACTCTTGGCGTTACAAAGGGCTGAAAAATTATTTGAATAGCGCCTATTGCAAAGCCGAAAGGCAACATACCTATGATATTTGCTAAAATTGTATAAATAACAGGTTTTACAAGTTTTTCTGGATGTCCTGCTGTAATATTTGTGAAAATTTTCATGCTAAATCCCCTCCTTTGTTCATACCCCACTTAGACGCCACTGTATATGAATTCCAAAGCTTTTTATATAATCCATCTTTATTTACAAGAGCATCATGAGTGCCCGCCTCTACAATAGTTCCATCTTTCATAACTACTATATTTTCAGCATCTTTAATAGTTGTTAATCTATGTGCAATCATGATAACAGTTTTATTTTTCATAAGCTCCCTTAGAGCTAGCTGCATGTGATGCTCATTTTCTGGATCTGAAAAAGCAGTAGCCTCATCTAAAACTAGTATAGGAGAATTTTTCAAAATTGCTCTTGCCACACATACTCTTTGTTCTTCACCACCTGAAAGATGAGTGCCTCCTTCGCCAACGATAGTGTCATAACCTTTTTCAAGTCCTGTAATAAACTCATGACACTGAGCAGCTTTTGCAGCCTTAAATATTTCTTCCTTTGTGGCATCTGGTCTGCCTACACGGATATTTTCATATAAGGTATCATGAAATAAAAATGTATCTTGAAAAACAAAGGAAACTAAATCCATCAAATTCTCTGTAGAGATTTCTTTAATATCTATTCCACCGATTCTAATATGACCTTTTTGAATATCCCAAAAACGTGGAATAAGATTAGCCACTGTAGATTTTCCAGAACCTGAAGGTCCTACAAGTGCTGTACATGAACCTTTTTTCGCCTTAAAACTTACTTTTGATAATGCTTCTTTCCTAGTGGATGTGTCCTCAGACTCATAAGAAAAGGACACATTATCAAACTCAATATCATAAGAGGAAGGTATCCTAGGGTTCTTTGCCTCACAAATAGTTTTCTCAGCCAAGATCTTATCAATACGCTGAACTCCCTCAGAAATATCTCCTAATGAAGATGCAAAAGTCATAAAACGTAACATAGGTGACGCAACTCCTGGTGCTAAAATAATAAAAAATAAAATAGTTTGTGCAAAGGAAAGATCTCCTGATCTTCCTCTCATTAAAAGGATACCCACTGGCAATATAAATGTTAAAGTTGAATTTAATAATACCTTTGAACTTATATAAGTATTTTGATACTGATCTGTATACTTTACACAATAATCCCTGTAAGATATCATATCATCATAGAATCTACGAAAAGAATATACATTTCTACCAAATATCTTTACAGCAGGAACTCCCTTTACATATTGAATAGTTGATGAGTTGATTCTCTCTAAGGCATTATAGTATTTTTTTGCACTTTCCTCTGCGGCCTTACCACTTCTTTTTCTCATCTGTATTAAGAAGCCTAAAACAAGTGGTATCATAGCTGCTAATGTAAGCCATGGATTTAAAGTTAGCATCATAATTATTGTAATAATCATTGTTACAAATACATTTACCATATCTGGTAACTGGTGAGCAACAAATGCTTCAATCTTTTCTACGTTTTGTTCAAAGGTTTTCTTTACTATCCCCGTTGATGTATTACTTAAATAGCCTAGAGGTAATTTACCAATATGCTCTGACATACGCATCC contains:
- a CDS encoding LytR/AlgR family response regulator transcription factor, translating into MLKLAICDDEKYQREEIVGIIVEALRLKNKQYKIFQFDNGEDLISSTNDFDIYFLDIKMDKLTGLEVAKKIRLINKEAIIIFITGLKDYVFDAFDVNAFHYILKPIDENKLKDVLYSALFQFDKKDEFIIAKTISQATKIFLKDIMYIESQHRKLRIHTKNNIIEYYHKISDIEKELYGCNFFRCHKSYIVNLKYVESYDNVFITLINSEKIYVSRYRLDDFSKAFMYYLKNEVQ
- a CDS encoding ABC transporter ATP-binding protein, whose translation is MDKKKKGIPRLLEIAGEKRGLLIGSSIFSAISAILMLLPYIAVYFIMAELLKNAANPRNVDSTQMLHWGTIALVGLVGGIVLMYISGLMSHTAAYRILYSLRMRMSEHIGKLPLGYLSNTSTGIVKKTFEQNVEKIEAFVAHQLPDMVNVFVTMIITIIMMLTLNPWLTLAAMIPLVLGFLIQMRKRSGKAAEESAKKYYNALERINSSTIQYVKGVPAVKIFGRNVYSFRRFYDDMISYRDYCVKYTDQYQNTYISSKVLLNSTLTFILPVGILLMRGRSGDLSFAQTILFFIILAPGVASPMLRFMTFASSLGDISEGVQRIDKILAEKTICEAKNPRIPSSYDIEFDNVSFSYESEDTSTRKEALSKVSFKAKKGSCTALVGPSGSGKSTVANLIPRFWDIQKGHIRIGGIDIKEISTENLMDLVSFVFQDTFLFHDTLYENIRVGRPDATKEEIFKAAKAAQCHEFITGLEKGYDTIVGEGGTHLSGGEEQRVCVARAILKNSPILVLDEATAFSDPENEHHMQLALRELMKNKTVIMIAHRLTTIKDAENIVVMKDGTIVEAGTHDALVNKDGLYKKLWNSYTVASKWGMNKGGDLA
- a CDS encoding ATP-binding protein is translated as MEKQQILEISRFLSGYLTMLFLYTIKYYFYKNFLGFKSKVWHFTLCALLVTVIDFYMIKSMSLLWSIIVNNIIWLLIIYFLCNGNFLIKFYAVILEEAALLLINLTFLTFDFTILPVIHNINVSLNKHIIISFMTNIINDLIRYTILFVFLKNICKFLNLKEKSIKLYESLFLLIPCLSIYSLGLIFYIIQPIDIDNKRYYLPYIFPKIYYTLPFISFALLVSLLIMAYTFKKMLEGQLEEKKNLLMEQQFKLQLTHSNNIEMLYKGIRGIIHDMNNHVSCLKNLAATNNIEDIKKYLININETISKLDFKIKTGNSISDAVINQKYNIAKANEIKFICDFLLPKETLLEPVDLCVILSNALDNALEACMRITDSNILKKICIKSYIKNIYLIIEVSNSTTDKIQYVENKLISTKTDKANHGIGISNIKTVAKKYNGIVDILEEKHKFIINIMLKIK
- a CDS encoding ABC transporter ATP-binding protein; this translates as MKIFTNITAGHPEKLVKPVIYTILANIIGMLPFGFAIGAIQIIFQPFVTPRVPLDIGKLWIVVGGLVLSMVIIFLAEIPAYRHAYRDAYMTAAEGRANLAEHMRKLPLGYLFCKDAGMLGNMMMGDFTMVENGMSHVVPKLMGALVTPVLAFIGLAFMDWRMSLSMFAAMPVALLIIIGTSKLQKVLGSELTEAKVDASNRLQEYLTGIRVIKSCNMTGEHFQHLEDSFYNLMKKSMKMEGLLQSIVLTVTPLLRAGLTVMVYVGSYLLMGGTLTIMTLATFLVIGTRIFEPLSEAIVNLAELRYDAQAGERIIKFMEEPVMSGEKNQPLSNDIELQHVDFSYDNVKVLKDVSIKMKEGTLTALVGPSGSGKSTVLKLVARFYDPQQGKVLLGKENMKGMDPESLLKRISMVFQDVYLFQDTIGNNIRFGREDATQKEVEEAAKKACCHDFIMKLPQGYDTPVGEGGCTLSGGEKQRVSIARAMLKDAPVVLLDEATASLDPENEMDVQKAINQLIKGRTVIVIAHKLKTIRSADNIIVLDDGKVVEKGKHEELIKLKGLYARLWKLQQVSED